Proteins from a genomic interval of Zonotrichia leucophrys gambelii isolate GWCS_2022_RI chromosome 5, RI_Zleu_2.0, whole genome shotgun sequence:
- the SIX6 gene encoding homeobox protein SIX6, translating into MFQLPILNFSPQQVAGVCETLEESGDIERLGRFLWSLPVAPAACEALNKNESVLRARAIVAFHTGNYRELYHILENHKFTKESHAKLQALWLEAHYQEAEKLRGRPLGPVDKYRVRKKFPLPRTIWDGEQKTHCFKERTRHLLREWYLQDPYPNPSKKRELAQATGLTPTQVGNWFKNRRQRDRAAAAKNRLQQQVLTQGSVRSLPAEEESGGEALGAASSPAASLSSKAATSAISITSSDSECDI; encoded by the exons ATGTTCCAGCTGCCCATCCTCAATTTCAGCCCGCAGCAGGTGGCCGGGGTATGCGAGACCCTGGAGGAGAGCGGGGACATCGAGCGCCTGGGGCGCTTCCTCTGGTCCCTGCCCGTGGCCCCCGCGGCCTGCGAGGCGCTCAACAAGAACGAGTCGGTGCTGAGAGCCCGGGCCATCGTGGCCTTCCACACGGGGAACTACCGGGAGCTCTACCACATCCTGGAGAACCACAAGTTCACCAAGGAGTCCCACGCCAAACTGCAAGCCCTCTGGCTGGAAGCGCACTACCAGGAGGCGGAGAAGCTGCGGGGCCGACCCCTGGGGCCGGTGGACAAGTACCGGGTGAGGAAGAAGTTCCCGCTGCCGCGCACCATCTGGGACGGCGAGCAGAAGACACATTGCTTCAAGGAGCGGACGAGGCATTTGCTGCGGGAGTGGTACCTGCAGGACCCTTACCCCAACCCCAGCAAAAAGCGGGAACTGGCTCAGGCCACGGGACTTACCCCCACGCAAGTGGGCAACTGGTTCAAAAACCGCAGGCAaagggacagggcagcagccGCTAAGAACAG GCTACAGCAGCAGGTCCTAACGCAGGGCTCGGTGCGCTCGCTGCCAGCGGAGGAGGAGAGCGGCGGGGAGGCGCTGGGGGCCGCCTCCAGCCCCGCAGCCAGCCTCTCCAGCAAAGCGGCCACCTCCGCCATCTCCATCACATCCAGCGACAGTGAATGTGACATCTGA